In Acipenser ruthenus chromosome 6, fAciRut3.2 maternal haplotype, whole genome shotgun sequence, the following proteins share a genomic window:
- the LOC131737405 gene encoding ATPase family AAA domain-containing protein 2B-like, which produces MDGMYMKICGFVLDCGNDLHHHSNSVQNRLPVFREARRTVPSVVYMPQISEWWEAISDTVRTTFLTLLQDIPSFSPILILATSEIAYRELSEEVKCIFRSRYGEVVSLKRPSEDDRRRFFEDLIVVQAARPPARRKNAALLSLEVLAPAVPPPPRQLSEEEQKRLEDQEETTLRELRLFLRDVTKRLANDKRFNIFAKPVDIEEVSDYLEVIKQPMDLSKIMTKIDTHKYFTGTEFLADIDLISSNALEYNPDKDPRDKIIRHRACTLKDTAHAIFAAELDPEFNRMCDEIKESRNKRGFQTTAEQTEPFGSASRRMGTRGEEAARGTQGNGTEGSSNKCSNHIKRKARRRPQWGRGIIRRRKHYLKKEEEEEEEEEEEEELGGEDSELAEFGELDASTDCLDDTVREEPADNSLTRDESSCDAMRMEQEHPPENGTPFRQNGHLPSMEEEEESSNEPILPSTKSECLAIETKLSEALLVSSPVPPKEQDCINGDDSLDSLDSEASRKSAEDKEALTQGDTPQACEPTGDGLTTQEDRSAPESQDQGKEGMFAPTSEETTASQHTKESERKEMEYEKEGVSKMKCRKTLSEQLKTIDVEKRPEKTPEPSPPVIVNCERLASLLQLVTKKSENYTVDQLERLFSLLSQCIYQHRRDYDKTHLTEDMERTVDTFETFL; this is translated from the exons atggATGGAATGTATATGAAGATCTGTGGATTTGTACTAGATTGTGGTAATGACCTGCACCATCATTCTAATTCTGTGCAGAACAGACTACCA GTGTTCCGCGAGGCGCGGAGGACCGTCCCGAGCGTGGTCTACATGCCCCAGATCAGCGAGTGGTGGGAGGCCATCAGTGACACCGTGAGAACGACATTCCTGACCCTGCTTCAGGACATCCCTTCCTTCTCGCCGATCCTAATCCTGGCTACCTCGGAAATCGCTTACAGGGAGCTGTCGGAGGAG GTGAAATGCATCTTCAGGAGCAGATATGGTGAAGTAGTGAGTCTGAAGAGACCAAGCGAGGATGACAGAAGAAGGTTTTTTGAAGACTTGATTGTTGTACAAGCAGCCAGACCTCCAGCACGAAGGAAAAATGCAG CCCTTCTTTCCCTGGAGGTGCTTGCTCCCGCTGTGCCCCCGCCGCCCCGCCAGCTCTCCGAGGAGGAACAGAAGAGGCTGGAGGACCAGGAGGAGACCACACTGAGGGAACTGCGGCTCTTTCTCAGGGACGTGACCAAACGGCTGGCCAACGACAAGCGTTTTAACATCTTTGCCAAACCTGTGGACATTGAGGAG GTTTCGGATTACCTTGAAGTTATTAAACAACCCatggatttgtcaaaaatcaTGACCAAAATCGATACACACAAATACTTCACTGGGACGGAGTTTCTAGCAGATATTGACCTCATCTCCAGCAATGCTCTAGAGTACAATCCGGACAAAGACCCAAGAG ATAAAATAATCCGGCATAGAGCTTGTACCCTGAAGGACACCGCGCATGCAATTTTTGCAGCTGAGCTGGATCCGGAGTTTAATCGAATGTGTGACGAGATCAAGGAATCGAGGAACAAGAGGG GTTTCCAGACGACAGCAGAACAAACAGAACCTTTTGGTTCTGCGTCCAGAAGAATGGGAACTAGAGGTGAAGAGGCGGCTCGGGGAACACAAGGAAATGGAACTGAAGGCTCTTCAAATAAGTGCAGCA ATCACATCAAGCGAAAGGCAAGGCGGCGGCCGCAGTGGGGCCGGGGCATCATCCGGAGGAGGAAGCATTACCtaaagaaggaggaggaggaggaggaggaggaagaggaggaggaggagctggggGGAGAGGACAGCGAACTGGCCGAGTTTGGGGAATTAGATGCCAGCACTGACTGTCTGGATGACACGGTGAGAGAGGAGCCGGCTGATAACTCGCTCACCCGTGACGAGTCCTCCTGTGATGCCATGAGGATGGAGCAGGAGCATCCTCCTGAAAACGGAACCCCCTTCCGGCAGAATGGCCACCTGCCTtccatggaggaggaggaggaaagctCCAATGAGCCAATTTTGCCAAGCACCAAGTCAGAATGCCTAGCTATAGAAACAAAACTGAGCGAGGCGCTGCTTGTTTCCAGCCCTGTCCCTCCTAAGGAGCAGGACTGCATAAACGGCGATGACTCCCTGGATAGTTTGGACAGCGAAGCCAGTCGTAAGAGTGCTGAAGACAAGGAAGCCTTGACCCAGGGAGACACGCCTCAGGCATGCGAACCCACGGGCGATGGGTTGACGACCCAGGAAGATCGTTCTGCCCCTGAAAGCCAAGACCAGGGGAAAGAGGGGATGTTTGCCCCAACTTCAGAGGAGACCACAGCATCCCAGCACACCAAGGAGTCTGAAAGGAAAGAGATGGAATATGAGAAGGAAG GTGTATCCAAGATGAAGTGCCGGAAAACTCTTTCAGAGCAACTGAAGACAATAGACGTGGAAAAAAGGCCAGAAAAAACACCGGAACCCAGTCCTCCAGTCATTGTGAACTGTGAAAGATTAGCG agTCTCTTACAGCTGGTTACCAAGAAGAGTGAAAACTACACTGTTGATCAGTTAGAGAGACTGTTCTCACTGTTGAGCCAGTGCATATATCAGCACCGCAGGGACTATGACAAGACACATCTTACAGAG